The stretch of DNA AGGCCCGCCGCGAGTGCGGCTTCCAACATATCCCCGCTCTGGCGCGTGTCTTTGCCGATCACCACGCTGCCTTTGCCGCCTGACGCCCGTTGCAGCACCTCTCCGGCGGCGGCTCCCAGCGCCATCACCCAGGCTGCCGTCAACGGAAATTCGCCCGCTACAGCACGCACGCCATCTGTTCCAAAATACTTGCGGTCACTCATAGTCGGGACATCATACGCCCCTGAGTGTCATGAGTGCGGTGTGTATCGGGCGGCCCGGTGGAACGTTGAACCCGGTCAAACTGGGAACCCTTTGTGTGGCCCTCACGTAACACGTGGCATGAGTGGATTTTCTGCCGGATCGTTTTCGTTCAGTCGCAGCAGTGGCAAGCGGGGGGGCTTGTTGGGGGGACACAGCCATTCCAGCAGCGGCCACCACGTGGGCTACGGGCGTCGGGGGCATGCCCGGCACCGGGGGCGTCGGCGCGGGATGTTCGGCTGCCTCAGCGTGGTGCTGGCGGGCGTGGTCGCCCTTGGCGGCGTGGTGGGCCTGTTCTCGCTGATCGCATAGGCTTGCTTCACCGAGGTTTGTTGCATTGGCTGAACCGTCCGCGGGAAGCCCAGAGGTTAGAGGCTCCCGCCGTTTCGCCGCGCCTGTCGCCGGGTGTACGGGCTGCCTTTCCCGGTGTGCTGCGCCGCCTGGAGGCGTGGACGGGCGAGGGAGCCGGGTTTGCCCGTTACGCCTCGGCACACGGGCCTTTGTTCCTGAAATACCTACCCGCCGCCGCCCAACAGCCGCGCCCCTACCACCGCCTGGCCCGCGAAATTTCCTACCTTTGTGACCTTGCACCGCTGTCGCCCGTGCCACACGCGCCGCTGCTGCACGCTGCCCTTGATCCAGAGGGCCGCCGCGCCCACCTGATCACCGTTGACCTGACCAATTCCACGCTGGGCTGGGGAGCCTTTGCCACTGACGAGGCGCGGGAAGCGGCCCTGCTGGACATCGTGCGTTTGCTGGCGCTGCACCATGCCTTCTGGTGGAATCGCCCCGAATTGAGTGCGCCTACAGCCCAAATGGAATGGACATGGAATCCAGCGCGGGCCATTCGGCAGGCGGGAGAGATTGCCCAGTTCTCCGGCGTTGCTGTACAGGACGCTGCCCGCCAGTTGCCGGAATTGTTGGCCGCTACCTCCGGCGTCACCCTCGCGCACGGCGATATACATTCCGGGCAGGTGTTGTGGCCGGAGGGGGGCGGGCCGCCCATTCTGATCGATTACGGCCAGACGCAGGCCGCGCCGCTGGGTGTGGATTTCGCTCACCTGCTGGCCCTGCGCCTGAATGCCGCCGAACGCCTGCGCCTTGGCCCCGGCCTGCGGGCCACCTACTTGGCCGAACTTGCGCGGCACGGGCTGACGCTCTCGCCCCAACAGTTCGCCAACGAGGAACGGGCGGGCTTGGCCCTGAATCTGCTGTCTACCGCACGGCAGGCGGCCCGAACCACAGACCGGGAAAGCGGGGTAGGCGAGGCGCTGGAGCGGGCGGCGGCGGCTTGGGAAAACTGGTCTGACTAAGCCAGATTGTTGAGCAGCCATGCCATCACAAAGCAGACGCCGCCCGCCACCAACGCCAGCAGCATAGGTGCAAACGGCAATTCGGCTCGCCTCGTGCCCTGTCCTAAGCGGCCCCGGCCTGCCGCTTCTGCCGCCGCTGTACCGAACGAACCTTTGACCATCAGCCCAGCCAGAATCCACAGCAAGATGCCCGCCCAGTTGAGGCCCTCCAGCGCCCCGGTCAGCCCCAGCGCGGAGCCGAGGCCTGCGCCCACCGCCGCCGCGCCTAACCCATACAGACTCCCGCGCACCAGCAGTTCGGCCATAGCCTGCCCACGAGATTGAGATTGAAGACTGTTGGTCATGATCGCCAGTTTACACTGTTCAACTGTTCTTCAGTCCCAAAAATGCCTTATAGCGCTCTAATTCTCCCGCTAAACCCTTGCGGAGTGCCGCCGTTTCCCGCACCTCTGGCAGCCATGTCACGTCGGACTGCAACTCGCCCGCCTCTACCCGCAGATTGGCCCAGCCCACCGCGCGTTCGGCCCAAAAAATCGGCAGCGCGTAGTATCCGAATTGGCGCTTGGCGGGCGGCGTGTAGGCCTCCAGGCGGTAGGCCCAGCTGTGCAAATGCTCGAGGCGCCGGCGATCCCACACCAGCGGGTCAAACGGCCCCACGATCCGCAGGCCGGACGGGGGAGAGGAGTGGTCAAGCTCCCACTCGGCGGGCCAGACATAGCGCACGCCGTCTACCTTCGCGCCTCTCAAGGTCTCTTTCACCGCGAGTTTGAAGGCCGCCCGCAAAGAGGTTTTCAGGTGCGGCAGCCCAAACCCGCTGAGGCCGACGAGATAGCTCAAACTGGCTTCGGGCAGTGGGCCGTACAGGTGGGCCAGCAGAGAAACGACGTGTTGCACGCGCTCTGTATCCGGCACAGGATCGGCACGCAGGGCGGCCAGGTGCGGGGCGGGGCCGTACACCCGCACGCCTGAGACCCGCCGCAGCACCCGCGCCTCTCCCCGGTAATGCAGAGCGTCCAGCGCCCGTGTGGCGCCACTGGATTGCCCGCCCCAGGCGTTCTGTACCCGGCCCACGCCCAGTGCCGCCGTCGCCTCTTTGGGGTGCAGTTCGCCGCGCTCCTGTAGCAGCGCCCGCACACCGTCCAGCAGCGCCGGATGCTCGCGCTCTATGCGGGTGGGGGCCACCTCACGCGGATGCAGCCACGCCTGCACCTGCCGGGGCACGAAGCCGTAATTGGGCAACATGTCTTCCTCGGCGTCCAGCGCGGCGTAGTGTTGCTCCAAATCTCCGGCCCGGTAGCCTGCCACCCGCGCCATCAGCGTCAGGTCTTGGGCACGCGCCGGAACCCGGATCGGATCGGCCTGCACGAATTTCATGCTGTCCAGTGCGGCCTGAATGGAGGGCTGCGGGCCGAGCGTGCGGAGTGCCAATGCCCGCAAGTGGGCCGGGGTGAGGGCGGTGGGGTGGTCGGGCATAGGAGAAGAATAAGGGGCGGTGTGGGCTGGAGCGCGTTGAGGGAAGGTAAAGTCAGTGGGCAGGCTTGAAATGGAAGACGTAAACCGCCTTGAGAGCCCCATAGTTTGGGCCTGAAATCCGAGCGGATAGAGATAGGAAAGAGTACGCGTTATGGAGCCGCAAGCGGTAAGGTTGTAGCGGAATGAAGTGGAGTCCGTGTAAGCAGGCACGCGCAAAAAACCGCCCCGGCACAAGGCCAGAGCGGTTTAGGAGACGTTGGTTTTAGGCTTATGCGGCGGCGATTTCTTGCAGTTGCTTCTCGTTGCGCAGGGTGATCTTGCCGTAGCCAGCGCTGATCACGCCTTCGCGGCTGAGTTCGCCCACCACTTTGGTCACGGTTTCGCGCACGCTGCCCACAGCGGCGGCCAGTTCGTCGTGCGTGGCATAGATCATGGTCTCGCCGCTGTCGAGCTGGGTGGCGAGGGCGGTGTCCTTCAGCTCCAGCAGTTCTCCGGCAATCCGGGCACGCAGGCGCTTGCCGACCAGGCGGTAGATGCTTTCGTAGGCGCGCTCCAGCGTCCGCACGAGGTGGGTCGTGACCACGAGGTTGTCTTCGGCGCTCATCAGGGCGGGGTTGATCACGTCCACGCTGCTGTCGGTCACAGCTTCGGCAAAGTAGGCGCGGTTCACACCTGCAAGGGCTTCCTCGCCAAAATACTCACCGGGCTTCACGTAGCGCAGGGTCAGGCCGTTGCCGTCGTCGTCCATGGTATGCACGCGGATCAGGCCGCTGGCGACACGGTACAGCATGTCACTCTTGCCGGGGTACAGGATGACTGCGCCGGGGCGGTAGGTCACGGTGTCGACGAAGGTGCGGTTGTTGGTATTGGTCTTATGGCTGGTCTGTGTCATGTGCGTCGCCTCCAGGCGGTGGATTCGGGGAAGGAAGGACGCTGGGGGCGGGGCTCACACCCTTCCCAACGTTGATCACAGTGTAACCTAGAATCACATTTTTGTAAACACTTTTGTTTCTTTAATCAGCATTTAGCTTACGAAGTAGGGTGAGTTTACGCCCGAATGTAAGTGGCGTACTGCACGCTTGGCAACTCATATTCTGTCTAGAGCAGAAACTCATAGG from Deinococcus sp. QL22 encodes:
- a CDS encoding phosphotransferase, which encodes MLHWLNRPREAQRLEAPAVSPRLSPGVRAAFPGVLRRLEAWTGEGAGFARYASAHGPLFLKYLPAAAQQPRPYHRLAREISYLCDLAPLSPVPHAPLLHAALDPEGRRAHLITVDLTNSTLGWGAFATDEAREAALLDIVRLLALHHAFWWNRPELSAPTAQMEWTWNPARAIRQAGEIAQFSGVAVQDAARQLPELLAATSGVTLAHGDIHSGQVLWPEGGGPPILIDYGQTQAAPLGVDFAHLLALRLNAAERLRLGPGLRATYLAELARHGLTLSPQQFANEERAGLALNLLSTARQAARTTDRESGVGEALERAAAAWENWSD
- a CDS encoding DNA glycosylase AlkZ-like family protein produces the protein MPDHPTALTPAHLRALALRTLGPQPSIQAALDSMKFVQADPIRVPARAQDLTLMARVAGYRAGDLEQHYAALDAEEDMLPNYGFVPRQVQAWLHPREVAPTRIEREHPALLDGVRALLQERGELHPKEATAALGVGRVQNAWGGQSSGATRALDALHYRGEARVLRRVSGVRVYGPAPHLAALRADPVPDTERVQHVVSLLAHLYGPLPEASLSYLVGLSGFGLPHLKTSLRAAFKLAVKETLRGAKVDGVRYVWPAEWELDHSSPPSGLRIVGPFDPLVWDRRRLEHLHSWAYRLEAYTPPAKRQFGYYALPIFWAERAVGWANLRVEAGELQSDVTWLPEVRETAALRKGLAGELERYKAFLGLKNS
- a CDS encoding helix-turn-helix domain-containing protein is translated as MTQTSHKTNTNNRTFVDTVTYRPGAVILYPGKSDMLYRVASGLIRVHTMDDDGNGLTLRYVKPGEYFGEEALAGVNRAYFAEAVTDSSVDVINPALMSAEDNLVVTTHLVRTLERAYESIYRLVGKRLRARIAGELLELKDTALATQLDSGETMIYATHDELAAAVGSVRETVTKVVGELSREGVISAGYGKITLRNEKQLQEIAAA